In one Drosophila pseudoobscura strain MV-25-SWS-2005 chromosome X, UCI_Dpse_MV25, whole genome shotgun sequence genomic region, the following are encoded:
- the LOC4813884 gene encoding adenylyl cyclase X E-like isoform X1 — protein MDSPRPSFNEDVGDGRSLGNIRTLEWRHLEAKCRALQMEGCVWHYMRRLAANNAAQFIMVIEFLMMVHIILLLTLVKNVRFYALIPYLLVIVLTPLVMMVCLKDNLERNYYVFNMIASWVMVFLLIITDTFMLISHGDYKPLLACYDHVVLVAVYFYLPIAFLEKGRPYILGLTASLVYFCCSYRRLGKFSADLLCYAIYLLYQNLVMSFFFTMRVFQVRRIILSRHQLVYEGIVLKVVMKNEKALLESIMPAKVAHTLQEDICMRIEDERLGKKIPKLRKLFVEPHPDVSILVADMVHYTNLTNTLDVQSLVEILHELFVKYDLAAKRNNALRIKFLGDAYICVSGIPVYNPDHARCCVDQALDMISITQEVREQRKLDIDMRIGVHSGEVFAGVIGHIKWHYDIWSKDVDITNRLEMWGEPGKVHISNRTLNLLNDEYVYEDGTDNAKNDRILQKAEVTTYLVSSRHSDFTDPDDQEQDSSDVSLTSFRMSFSNIYEDVEMMTQKTIVNEVEHMPVGQRIHIWRAPKSNGEDLSEDQLFNSQISLCLLHFHSSSRECAFMKMPDLLMKYNLVVVLIAAVVITVMNATVPLSMDFKELFVILIVLVLICLTAGYKKLWVQYHLLTPMRQPSFFLNRWLIRVSEHIEQQSIFVGIPLSAFVILLVYIISSNGVLSCNRAEFEFELIESDLADEDPQMMCFHPWVVTQSVIIVLSLLFYFGAMALAFKMGLGLLILSCHLFTIHAHYGFAFERSETTNMNLKAEWAHTWYLIAYFIALSIKQRHSTYIYKATFFIRERYEEKRKQTEDTTKSIKIIMANMLPSHVANTFLERRRNDQLFYENFKNVAVMFASIENYEADRAGIRVLHEFICYFDELLVNFGHKYKIEKIKVMGWTYLAACGLEVDHYTDFSINIPVKKENTSEPMNRSNSVRFETATASEGFESNVFLDDAVVVMTEFAVNLLRIMNQIQVADIFYELDLPKSSRGFLKIGIAHGPVMAGVVGLSKPHYDIWGNTVNMASRLTSSGLPGAIQVAEATAQVLRRFNIRCAYRGQRWLKGLGNYPTYLVDLDDSLKFQHNKDEPETSSDSTEETVTVDYL, from the exons ATGGATTCTCCACGGCCGAGTTTTAATGAGGATGTGGGAGACGGCCGCTCGCTGGGCAACATTCGGACCCTAGAATGGAGGCACTTGGAG GCAAAGTGCCGGGCGCTCCAAATGGAAGGCTGCGTGTGGCATTACATGAGGCGTTTGGCCGCCAACAATGCGGCTCAGTTTATTATGGTCATAGAATTTTTGATGATGGTTCACATTATACTGCTGCTGACCCTGGTCAAG AATGTACGGTTTTATGCATTGATTCCTTACCTGTTGGTAATTGTTCTGACGCCACTGGTCATGATGGTTTGCCTAAAGGATAACCTCGAACGCAACTACTACGTCTTCAACATGATAGCCAGCTGGGTGATGGTTTTTCTGCTAATAATTACGG ACACCTTTATGCTAATTTCTCATGGCGACTACAAACCGCTGCTGGCCTGCTACGATCACGTTGTCCTGGTTGCTGTTTACTTTTATCTGCCGATTGCGTTCTTAGAGAAAGGCAGGCCCTATATCCTGGGACTGACCGCATCCCTGGTGTACTTTTGTTGCTCGTACAGGCGGTTGGGCAAGTTCAGTGCTGACCTCCTGTGCTATGCGATTTATCTCCTTTACCAGAATCTCGTAATGTCTTTCTTTTTCACGATGAGAGTATTCCAAGTACGACGCATTATTCTCAGTCGCCATCAGTTGGTCTACGAAGGCATTGTGCTCAAGGTGGTTATGAAGAACGAAAAAGCCCTACTGGAGTCCATTATGCCTGCCAAAGTGGCGCATACACTGCAGGAGGATATCTGCATGCGGATCGAGGATGAACGGCTGGGTAAAAAGATCCCGAAATTGCG CAAACTCTTTGTGGAACCCCACCCGGATGTGTCCATACTGGTAGCCGACATGGTGCACTACACGAACCTGACCAACACCTTGGATGTGCAGAGTCTGGTCGAGATCCTGCATGAGCTGTTTGTCAAGTACGATCTGGCCGCCAAGCGGAACAACGCGCTACGGATCAAGTTCCTCGGGGATGCTTACATTTGTGTCTCCGGCATTCCCGTATACAACCCCGACCACGCCAGGTGCTGCGTGGACCAGGCCCTCGACATGATCAGCATTACTCAGGAGGTCCGCGAGCAACGAAAGCTGGACATCGACATGCGCATCGGTGTGCACTCGGGCGAAGTGTTCGCTGGGGTCATTGGCCACATCAAGTGGCATTACGACATCTGGTCGAAGGACGTGGATATCACCAACCGCCTTGAAATGTGGGGTGAGCCGGGCAAGGTACACATCTCCAATCGCACACTCAACCTGCTGAACGACGAGTACGTATACGAGGACGGCACGGACAACGCCAAGAACGACCGCATATTGCAGAAGGCGGAGGTCACCACGTATTTGGTCAGTAGTCGACATTCCGACTTTACAGACCCCGACGATCAGGAGCAGGATTCAAGTGATGTCTCGCTTACTTCGTTCCGTATGAGCTTTAGCAATATCTACGAGGATGTTGAGATGATGACCCAGAAAACGATAGTAAACGAGGTGGAACACATGCCGGTCGGACA ACGCATCCACATCTGGCGAGCACCCAAAAGTAACGGAGAGGACCTCAGCGAGGATCAACTGTTCAATTCCCAGATCTCCCTTTGTTTGCTGCACTTTCACAGCTCGAGCAGGGAATGCGCCTTTATGAAAATGCCAGACCTGCTGATGAAGTACAATCTAGTCGTTGTGCTTATCGCTGCAGTGGTGATCACCGTCATGAATGCTACAGTGCCTTT GTCCATGGACTTCAAAGAGCTGTTTGTGATACTAATTGTGCTTGTGCTCATCTGCTTGACCGCCGGCTATAAGAAGTTGTGGGTCCAGTACCATCTGCTGACGCCCATGAGGCAGCCTTCCTTCTTCCTGAACCGTTGGCTCATCCGGGTGTCAGAGCATATCGAACAGCAGTCGATATTTGTCGGCATACCACTCTCCGCATTTGTCATTCTTCTTGTATACATAATCTCCTCGAACGGCGTG CTATCGTGCAACAGGGccgagtttgagtttgagttaaTCGAGTCGGATCTGGCCGACGAGGATCCTCAGATGATGTGCTTCCATCCTTGGGTAGTTACTCAATCGGTGATCATTGTGCTCAGCCTGCTGTTCTACTTCGGTGCCATGGCGCTGGCCTTCAAGATGGGCCTGGGTCTGCTCATCCTCAGCTGCCACCTGTTCACCATCCACGCCCACTACGGATTCGCTTTCGAGCGATCGGAGACCACAAATATGAACCTGAAGGCGGAATGGGCCCACACCTGGTATCTGATTGCCTACTTTATAGCCCTCTCGATCAAGCAGCGTCACTCCACCTATATCTACAAGGCGACCTTTTT CATCCGAGAGCGCTACGAGGAGAAGCGAAAGCAGACAGAGGACACAACAAAGTCCATAAAGATCATTATGGCCAACATGTTGCCCTCGCATGTAGCCAACACCTTCCTTGAGCGACGACGCAACGACCAGCTTTTCTACGAGAACTTTAAGAATGTGGCCGTGATGTTCGCCTCCATCGAGAACTACGAGGCTGACCGGGCTGGCATCCGAGTGCTGCACGAGTTCATCTGCTACTTTGACGAGCTGCTGGTGAACTTTGGCCACAAATACAAGATCGAGAAGATCAAAGTGATGGGCtggacgtacttggctgcctGTGGTCTCGAAGTGGATCATTATACCGACTTCTCGATCAATATTCCTGTCAAAAAAGAGAATACTTCGGAGCCGATGAATAGATCAA ATAGTGTACGCTTCGAAACGGCAACAGCATCAGAGGGCTTTGAAAGTAACGTATTTTTGGACGACGCCGTTGTGGTCATGACCGAATTTGCCGTTAATCTGTTGCGCATCATGAACCAAATCCAGGTGGCGGATATCTTCTACGAGCTCGATCTGCCGAAAAGCTCTCGGGGGTTCCTAAAAATCG GCATCGCTCATGGGCCTGTAATGGCTGGAGTTGTGGGCCTCTCGAAGCCGCACTATGACATATGGGGCAACACCGTTAACATGGCATCCCGCTTGACAAGCAGCGGACTACCGGGCGCTATCCAGGTGGCCGAGGCCACTGCCCAGGTGCTGCGTCGCTTCAACATCAGGTGCGCCTATCGGGGGCAACGTTGGCTGAAAGGCTTGGGCAACTATCCCACATATCTGGTGGACCTGGATGACTCCCTGAAGTTTCAGCACAATAAAGACGAGCCCGAGACGTCCTCAGATAGCACTGAAGAGACAGTTACGGTCGATTATCTGTAA
- the LOC4813884 gene encoding adenylyl cyclase X E-like isoform X2, with translation MDSPRPSFNEDVGDGRSLGNIRTLEWRHLEAKCRALQMEGCVWHYMRRLAANNAAQFIMVIEFLMMVHIILLLTLVKNVRFYALIPYLLVIVLTPLVMMVCLKDNLERNYYVFNMIASWVMVFLLIITEKGRPYILGLTASLVYFCCSYRRLGKFSADLLCYAIYLLYQNLVMSFFFTMRVFQVRRIILSRHQLVYEGIVLKVVMKNEKALLESIMPAKVAHTLQEDICMRIEDERLGKKIPKLRKLFVEPHPDVSILVADMVHYTNLTNTLDVQSLVEILHELFVKYDLAAKRNNALRIKFLGDAYICVSGIPVYNPDHARCCVDQALDMISITQEVREQRKLDIDMRIGVHSGEVFAGVIGHIKWHYDIWSKDVDITNRLEMWGEPGKVHISNRTLNLLNDEYVYEDGTDNAKNDRILQKAEVTTYLVSSRHSDFTDPDDQEQDSSDVSLTSFRMSFSNIYEDVEMMTQKTIVNEVEHMPVGQRIHIWRAPKSNGEDLSEDQLFNSQISLCLLHFHSSSRECAFMKMPDLLMKYNLVVVLIAAVVITVMNATVPLSMDFKELFVILIVLVLICLTAGYKKLWVQYHLLTPMRQPSFFLNRWLIRVSEHIEQQSIFVGIPLSAFVILLVYIISSNGVLSCNRAEFEFELIESDLADEDPQMMCFHPWVVTQSVIIVLSLLFYFGAMALAFKMGLGLLILSCHLFTIHAHYGFAFERSETTNMNLKAEWAHTWYLIAYFIALSIKQRHSTYIYKATFFIRERYEEKRKQTEDTTKSIKIIMANMLPSHVANTFLERRRNDQLFYENFKNVAVMFASIENYEADRAGIRVLHEFICYFDELLVNFGHKYKIEKIKVMGWTYLAACGLEVDHYTDFSINIPVKKENTSEPMNRSNSVRFETATASEGFESNVFLDDAVVVMTEFAVNLLRIMNQIQVADIFYELDLPKSSRGFLKIGIAHGPVMAGVVGLSKPHYDIWGNTVNMASRLTSSGLPGAIQVAEATAQVLRRFNIRCAYRGQRWLKGLGNYPTYLVDLDDSLKFQHNKDEPETSSDSTEETVTVDYL, from the exons ATGGATTCTCCACGGCCGAGTTTTAATGAGGATGTGGGAGACGGCCGCTCGCTGGGCAACATTCGGACCCTAGAATGGAGGCACTTGGAG GCAAAGTGCCGGGCGCTCCAAATGGAAGGCTGCGTGTGGCATTACATGAGGCGTTTGGCCGCCAACAATGCGGCTCAGTTTATTATGGTCATAGAATTTTTGATGATGGTTCACATTATACTGCTGCTGACCCTGGTCAAG AATGTACGGTTTTATGCATTGATTCCTTACCTGTTGGTAATTGTTCTGACGCCACTGGTCATGATGGTTTGCCTAAAGGATAACCTCGAACGCAACTACTACGTCTTCAACATGATAGCCAGCTGGGTGATGGTTTTTCTGCTAATAATTACGG AGAAAGGCAGGCCCTATATCCTGGGACTGACCGCATCCCTGGTGTACTTTTGTTGCTCGTACAGGCGGTTGGGCAAGTTCAGTGCTGACCTCCTGTGCTATGCGATTTATCTCCTTTACCAGAATCTCGTAATGTCTTTCTTTTTCACGATGAGAGTATTCCAAGTACGACGCATTATTCTCAGTCGCCATCAGTTGGTCTACGAAGGCATTGTGCTCAAGGTGGTTATGAAGAACGAAAAAGCCCTACTGGAGTCCATTATGCCTGCCAAAGTGGCGCATACACTGCAGGAGGATATCTGCATGCGGATCGAGGATGAACGGCTGGGTAAAAAGATCCCGAAATTGCG CAAACTCTTTGTGGAACCCCACCCGGATGTGTCCATACTGGTAGCCGACATGGTGCACTACACGAACCTGACCAACACCTTGGATGTGCAGAGTCTGGTCGAGATCCTGCATGAGCTGTTTGTCAAGTACGATCTGGCCGCCAAGCGGAACAACGCGCTACGGATCAAGTTCCTCGGGGATGCTTACATTTGTGTCTCCGGCATTCCCGTATACAACCCCGACCACGCCAGGTGCTGCGTGGACCAGGCCCTCGACATGATCAGCATTACTCAGGAGGTCCGCGAGCAACGAAAGCTGGACATCGACATGCGCATCGGTGTGCACTCGGGCGAAGTGTTCGCTGGGGTCATTGGCCACATCAAGTGGCATTACGACATCTGGTCGAAGGACGTGGATATCACCAACCGCCTTGAAATGTGGGGTGAGCCGGGCAAGGTACACATCTCCAATCGCACACTCAACCTGCTGAACGACGAGTACGTATACGAGGACGGCACGGACAACGCCAAGAACGACCGCATATTGCAGAAGGCGGAGGTCACCACGTATTTGGTCAGTAGTCGACATTCCGACTTTACAGACCCCGACGATCAGGAGCAGGATTCAAGTGATGTCTCGCTTACTTCGTTCCGTATGAGCTTTAGCAATATCTACGAGGATGTTGAGATGATGACCCAGAAAACGATAGTAAACGAGGTGGAACACATGCCGGTCGGACA ACGCATCCACATCTGGCGAGCACCCAAAAGTAACGGAGAGGACCTCAGCGAGGATCAACTGTTCAATTCCCAGATCTCCCTTTGTTTGCTGCACTTTCACAGCTCGAGCAGGGAATGCGCCTTTATGAAAATGCCAGACCTGCTGATGAAGTACAATCTAGTCGTTGTGCTTATCGCTGCAGTGGTGATCACCGTCATGAATGCTACAGTGCCTTT GTCCATGGACTTCAAAGAGCTGTTTGTGATACTAATTGTGCTTGTGCTCATCTGCTTGACCGCCGGCTATAAGAAGTTGTGGGTCCAGTACCATCTGCTGACGCCCATGAGGCAGCCTTCCTTCTTCCTGAACCGTTGGCTCATCCGGGTGTCAGAGCATATCGAACAGCAGTCGATATTTGTCGGCATACCACTCTCCGCATTTGTCATTCTTCTTGTATACATAATCTCCTCGAACGGCGTG CTATCGTGCAACAGGGccgagtttgagtttgagttaaTCGAGTCGGATCTGGCCGACGAGGATCCTCAGATGATGTGCTTCCATCCTTGGGTAGTTACTCAATCGGTGATCATTGTGCTCAGCCTGCTGTTCTACTTCGGTGCCATGGCGCTGGCCTTCAAGATGGGCCTGGGTCTGCTCATCCTCAGCTGCCACCTGTTCACCATCCACGCCCACTACGGATTCGCTTTCGAGCGATCGGAGACCACAAATATGAACCTGAAGGCGGAATGGGCCCACACCTGGTATCTGATTGCCTACTTTATAGCCCTCTCGATCAAGCAGCGTCACTCCACCTATATCTACAAGGCGACCTTTTT CATCCGAGAGCGCTACGAGGAGAAGCGAAAGCAGACAGAGGACACAACAAAGTCCATAAAGATCATTATGGCCAACATGTTGCCCTCGCATGTAGCCAACACCTTCCTTGAGCGACGACGCAACGACCAGCTTTTCTACGAGAACTTTAAGAATGTGGCCGTGATGTTCGCCTCCATCGAGAACTACGAGGCTGACCGGGCTGGCATCCGAGTGCTGCACGAGTTCATCTGCTACTTTGACGAGCTGCTGGTGAACTTTGGCCACAAATACAAGATCGAGAAGATCAAAGTGATGGGCtggacgtacttggctgcctGTGGTCTCGAAGTGGATCATTATACCGACTTCTCGATCAATATTCCTGTCAAAAAAGAGAATACTTCGGAGCCGATGAATAGATCAA ATAGTGTACGCTTCGAAACGGCAACAGCATCAGAGGGCTTTGAAAGTAACGTATTTTTGGACGACGCCGTTGTGGTCATGACCGAATTTGCCGTTAATCTGTTGCGCATCATGAACCAAATCCAGGTGGCGGATATCTTCTACGAGCTCGATCTGCCGAAAAGCTCTCGGGGGTTCCTAAAAATCG GCATCGCTCATGGGCCTGTAATGGCTGGAGTTGTGGGCCTCTCGAAGCCGCACTATGACATATGGGGCAACACCGTTAACATGGCATCCCGCTTGACAAGCAGCGGACTACCGGGCGCTATCCAGGTGGCCGAGGCCACTGCCCAGGTGCTGCGTCGCTTCAACATCAGGTGCGCCTATCGGGGGCAACGTTGGCTGAAAGGCTTGGGCAACTATCCCACATATCTGGTGGACCTGGATGACTCCCTGAAGTTTCAGCACAATAAAGACGAGCCCGAGACGTCCTCAGATAGCACTGAAGAGACAGTTACGGTCGATTATCTGTAA
- the LOC4812792 gene encoding cytochrome b reductase 1 isoform X3 has protein sequence MLFTLGGTKSNMDPALINFKVLYVLTQLCGLTMIVLVGTWIGQHFGGLGGSSNPKLEFNWHPLFMTIGFIYLYGNSILVYRGFRTTRKKTLKLTHAGIHMAAFVLTVIALKTVFDSHNLNSPPIPNLYSLHSWLGLSAVIIFSLQYVAGFVAFLAPGIRENYKIAMMPLHIYFGLFGFVLAIASAVMGLTEKAIFAITSPPYSTLPPAGILANVIGVLYVVFGALVVYLATEPSYRRKPIPEDTALLSSGSANE, from the exons atgttgttCACCCTGG GCGGCACCAAATCCAACATGGATCCGGCGCTGATCAACTTTAAGGTGCTGTACGTTCTGACGCAGCTGTGCGGCCTGACGATGATCGTGCTGGTGGGCACCTGGATAGGGCAGCACTTTGGCGGACTGGGTGGAAGCTCCAATCCCAAGCTGGAGTTCAACTGGCATCCGCTGTTCATGACCATTGGCTTCATCTATCTGTATGGCAACT CCATTCTGGTGTACCGAGGCTTCCGCACCACGCGCAAGAAGACCCTGAAGCTCACCCACGCCGGCATCCATATGGCCGCCTTCGTTCTAACAGTCATTGCCCTGAAGACGGTCTTCGATTCGCATAACCTGAACAGCCCGCCCATACCCAACCTGTACTCGCTGCACTCATGGCTGGGTCTCTCCGCTGTGATCATCTTCTCGCTGCAGTACGTGGCCGGGTTCGTGGCATTCCTCGCTCCGGGGATAAGGGAGAACTACAAGATTGCCATGATGCCGCTGCACATCTACTTTGGTCTGTTTGGTTTCGTCCTGGCCATTGCAAGCGCCGTCATGGGCCTCACCGAGAAGGCAATCTTTGCAAT CACTTCTCCACCGTACTCCACCTTGCCACCTGCTGGTATCCTGGCCAATGTAATCGGAGTCCTGTATGTGGTATTTGGTGCTCTTGTGGTCTACCTGGCCACGGAGCCGTCGTACAGGCGTAAGCCCATACCCGAGGACACAGCTCTGCTGAGCTCCGGCTCTGCCAATGAGTAA
- the LOC4812792 gene encoding cytochrome b reductase 1 isoform X4, protein MDPALINFKVLYVLTQLCGLTMIVLVGTWIGQHFGGLGGSSNPKLEFNWHPLFMTIGFIYLYGNSILVYRGFRTTRKKTLKLTHAGIHMAAFVLTVIALKTVFDSHNLNSPPIPNLYSLHSWLGLSAVIIFSLQYVAGFVAFLAPGIRENYKIAMMPLHIYFGLFGFVLAIASAVMGLTEKAIFAITSPPYSTLPPAGILANVIGVLYVVFGALVVYLATEPSYRRKPIPEDTALLSSGSANE, encoded by the exons ATGGATCCGGCGCTGATCAACTTTAAGGTGCTGTACGTTCTGACGCAGCTGTGCGGCCTGACGATGATCGTGCTGGTGGGCACCTGGATAGGGCAGCACTTTGGCGGACTGGGTGGAAGCTCCAATCCCAAGCTGGAGTTCAACTGGCATCCGCTGTTCATGACCATTGGCTTCATCTATCTGTATGGCAACT CCATTCTGGTGTACCGAGGCTTCCGCACCACGCGCAAGAAGACCCTGAAGCTCACCCACGCCGGCATCCATATGGCCGCCTTCGTTCTAACAGTCATTGCCCTGAAGACGGTCTTCGATTCGCATAACCTGAACAGCCCGCCCATACCCAACCTGTACTCGCTGCACTCATGGCTGGGTCTCTCCGCTGTGATCATCTTCTCGCTGCAGTACGTGGCCGGGTTCGTGGCATTCCTCGCTCCGGGGATAAGGGAGAACTACAAGATTGCCATGATGCCGCTGCACATCTACTTTGGTCTGTTTGGTTTCGTCCTGGCCATTGCAAGCGCCGTCATGGGCCTCACCGAGAAGGCAATCTTTGCAAT CACTTCTCCACCGTACTCCACCTTGCCACCTGCTGGTATCCTGGCCAATGTAATCGGAGTCCTGTATGTGGTATTTGGTGCTCTTGTGGTCTACCTGGCCACGGAGCCGTCGTACAGGCGTAAGCCCATACCCGAGGACACAGCTCTGCTGAGCTCCGGCTCTGCCAATGAGTAA
- the LOC4812792 gene encoding cytochrome b reductase 1 isoform X1 yields the protein MPFGELLINQCPRTRSHQANHRPHQSPATMSKDSDIEQAAVPANEIKVEPVAATPEEQLTSSGTTTATTATTVISVTNGGGEKAAAVAEKPPQQMTAVEVAAVAASATVAAEQVRPATTIGGIELAASKGGTKSNMDPALINFKVLYVLTQLCGLTMIVLVGTWIGQHFGGLGGSSNPKLEFNWHPLFMTIGFIYLYGNSILVYRGFRTTRKKTLKLTHAGIHMAAFVLTVIALKTVFDSHNLNSPPIPNLYSLHSWLGLSAVIIFSLQYVAGFVAFLAPGIRENYKIAMMPLHIYFGLFGFVLAIASAVMGLTEKAIFAITSPPYSTLPPAGILANVIGVLYVVFGALVVYLATEPSYRRKPIPEDTALLSSGSANE from the exons ATGCCATTTGGTGAACTATTGATTAATCAGTGCCCCCGAACCAGAAGCCACCAAGCCAACCACCGACCACACCAGAGTCCAGCAACTATGTCAAAGGATTCGGACATAGAGCAGGCGGCGGTGCCCGCGAATGAAATCAAAGTGGAGCCAGTAGCCGCCACGCCAGAGGAGCAGCTAACATCCTCCGGGACGACCACTGCAACGACAGCCACTACAGTGATCTCCGTGACGAATGGGGGAGGAGAGAAGGCGGCGGCTGTGGCGGAGAAGCCGCCCCAGCAGATGACTGCTGTGGAagtggctgctgtggcagccTCGGCCACAGTAGCAGCAGAACAAGTGCGCCCAGCAACAACCATTGGAGGCATTGAATTGGCAGCCAGCAAAG GCGGCACCAAATCCAACATGGATCCGGCGCTGATCAACTTTAAGGTGCTGTACGTTCTGACGCAGCTGTGCGGCCTGACGATGATCGTGCTGGTGGGCACCTGGATAGGGCAGCACTTTGGCGGACTGGGTGGAAGCTCCAATCCCAAGCTGGAGTTCAACTGGCATCCGCTGTTCATGACCATTGGCTTCATCTATCTGTATGGCAACT CCATTCTGGTGTACCGAGGCTTCCGCACCACGCGCAAGAAGACCCTGAAGCTCACCCACGCCGGCATCCATATGGCCGCCTTCGTTCTAACAGTCATTGCCCTGAAGACGGTCTTCGATTCGCATAACCTGAACAGCCCGCCCATACCCAACCTGTACTCGCTGCACTCATGGCTGGGTCTCTCCGCTGTGATCATCTTCTCGCTGCAGTACGTGGCCGGGTTCGTGGCATTCCTCGCTCCGGGGATAAGGGAGAACTACAAGATTGCCATGATGCCGCTGCACATCTACTTTGGTCTGTTTGGTTTCGTCCTGGCCATTGCAAGCGCCGTCATGGGCCTCACCGAGAAGGCAATCTTTGCAAT CACTTCTCCACCGTACTCCACCTTGCCACCTGCTGGTATCCTGGCCAATGTAATCGGAGTCCTGTATGTGGTATTTGGTGCTCTTGTGGTCTACCTGGCCACGGAGCCGTCGTACAGGCGTAAGCCCATACCCGAGGACACAGCTCTGCTGAGCTCCGGCTCTGCCAATGAGTAA
- the LOC4812792 gene encoding cytochrome b reductase 1 isoform X2 codes for MSKDSDIEQAAVPANEIKVEPVAATPEEQLTSSGTTTATTATTVISVTNGGGEKAAAVAEKPPQQMTAVEVAAVAASATVAAEQVRPATTIGGIELAASKGGTKSNMDPALINFKVLYVLTQLCGLTMIVLVGTWIGQHFGGLGGSSNPKLEFNWHPLFMTIGFIYLYGNSILVYRGFRTTRKKTLKLTHAGIHMAAFVLTVIALKTVFDSHNLNSPPIPNLYSLHSWLGLSAVIIFSLQYVAGFVAFLAPGIRENYKIAMMPLHIYFGLFGFVLAIASAVMGLTEKAIFAITSPPYSTLPPAGILANVIGVLYVVFGALVVYLATEPSYRRKPIPEDTALLSSGSANE; via the exons ATGTCAAAGGATTCGGACATAGAGCAGGCGGCGGTGCCCGCGAATGAAATCAAAGTGGAGCCAGTAGCCGCCACGCCAGAGGAGCAGCTAACATCCTCCGGGACGACCACTGCAACGACAGCCACTACAGTGATCTCCGTGACGAATGGGGGAGGAGAGAAGGCGGCGGCTGTGGCGGAGAAGCCGCCCCAGCAGATGACTGCTGTGGAagtggctgctgtggcagccTCGGCCACAGTAGCAGCAGAACAAGTGCGCCCAGCAACAACCATTGGAGGCATTGAATTGGCAGCCAGCAAAG GCGGCACCAAATCCAACATGGATCCGGCGCTGATCAACTTTAAGGTGCTGTACGTTCTGACGCAGCTGTGCGGCCTGACGATGATCGTGCTGGTGGGCACCTGGATAGGGCAGCACTTTGGCGGACTGGGTGGAAGCTCCAATCCCAAGCTGGAGTTCAACTGGCATCCGCTGTTCATGACCATTGGCTTCATCTATCTGTATGGCAACT CCATTCTGGTGTACCGAGGCTTCCGCACCACGCGCAAGAAGACCCTGAAGCTCACCCACGCCGGCATCCATATGGCCGCCTTCGTTCTAACAGTCATTGCCCTGAAGACGGTCTTCGATTCGCATAACCTGAACAGCCCGCCCATACCCAACCTGTACTCGCTGCACTCATGGCTGGGTCTCTCCGCTGTGATCATCTTCTCGCTGCAGTACGTGGCCGGGTTCGTGGCATTCCTCGCTCCGGGGATAAGGGAGAACTACAAGATTGCCATGATGCCGCTGCACATCTACTTTGGTCTGTTTGGTTTCGTCCTGGCCATTGCAAGCGCCGTCATGGGCCTCACCGAGAAGGCAATCTTTGCAAT CACTTCTCCACCGTACTCCACCTTGCCACCTGCTGGTATCCTGGCCAATGTAATCGGAGTCCTGTATGTGGTATTTGGTGCTCTTGTGGTCTACCTGGCCACGGAGCCGTCGTACAGGCGTAAGCCCATACCCGAGGACACAGCTCTGCTGAGCTCCGGCTCTGCCAATGAGTAA